The genomic segment TCAAGGCGGGCGCCTTTCCGATCGGGATCGATGTCGATGATTTTCAACGCATGGGTCTTGCGCGCGAAGCGGTCGAGACATTTGAGAATACCCGCACCGAATATTCGCGACGCCGTTTGCTGATCGGCGTTGACCGCCTGGATTATTCAAAAGGCCTGCCGCAGCGGATACGCGCTTTCAATGAGCTATTGCGCGAATATCCTGAAAACCAGCATAGCGCGACCTTGCTCCAGGTTGCCTCGCCGAGTCGCGAAGACGTCGACGCCTATGCCGATATTCAGCATGAGCTGGAAAGCCTGTGCGGCGCAATCAATGGCAATTACGGCGATTTCGACTGGATGCCGATACGCTACATTCATCGCACCGTCGCGCGCAAACGGCTGCCCGGTTTGTACCGCGCTTGCGATGTCGCGCTGGTGACGCCGCTGCGCGATGGCATGAACCTGGTCGCCAAGGAATTTATTGCAGCGCAAGATGAGACCGATCCGGGCGTTCTGGTTCTTTCCCGTTTCGCTGGCGCGGCAGAACAATTGAAGGAGGCGCTGCTGGTCAATCCTTACGATATTGCCGGCACTGCGCAAGCAATCCAGCGCGCCTTGCAAATGCCGCTGGCTGAGCGTCAGACGCGCCACAAGGCTCTGCTGGCGAATATCCGCCAATACGATGTGCACTGGTGGCGAGAACAATTCTTACAAACTCTGGCCACTGTCCGCTGACAGCGAAACGACGCGGGTGGCCGTAAGCGCCTCGCACGCCATTCAATTTTCATCATGCCTGGCGCAGAATTGGTATGAAAACAACACTATCGATGCATATTCACTATTGACGAACTGGCTTAAGTTGGTTAGCGTACAGAAGCGACCTCTTTACGCTATTAGTCTGAGTGCGTGGCCACACTATAAAGTTTGATCGTGTGTAAATTAGTTAGTGAAAAGCTTATCGCTTTGGCACTAATATGATGTGTAATTATTCGAGAGATTATCATGGCAACAGGTATTGTTAAGTGGTTCAATGACTCCAAAGGCTTTGGTTTCATTACGCC from the Collimonas arenae genome contains:
- the otsA gene encoding alpha,alpha-trehalose-phosphate synthase (UDP-forming) encodes the protein MSRLVVVSNRLADPRKPAAGGLAVALGETLQKTGGLWFGWSGTIIKEGTPGEGEMHVHQAGPVTLVEMDLCQEDHDAYYRGYANGVLWPVFHYRLDLAHLESGYLNGYRRVNHLFARKLMPLLKPDDLIWIHDYHLIPLAAELRAMGCDNRIGFFLHIPLPPQQILAAIPSHEWLMRALFAYDLVGFQSEADLLNFSHYVKAEATAETIGAGQFRAFNSTVKAGAFPIGIDVDDFQRMGLAREAVETFENTRTEYSRRRLLIGVDRLDYSKGLPQRIRAFNELLREYPENQHSATLLQVASPSREDVDAYADIQHELESLCGAINGNYGDFDWMPIRYIHRTVARKRLPGLYRACDVALVTPLRDGMNLVAKEFIAAQDETDPGVLVLSRFAGAAEQLKEALLVNPYDIAGTAQAIQRALQMPLAERQTRHKALLANIRQYDVHWWREQFLQTLATVR